Within Gaiella occulta, the genomic segment GGCGTGCTCGCGCTCGAGCGCGCTCCGGATCAGATCCTCGTCGTACTCGCCGACGGTGGTGCGGATCGGGCGCCTGCCCTCGGGCGGGGTCTCGATGATGGAGATGTCGCGCAGGCCGGACAGCGACATGTGCAGGGTGCGCGGGATCGGCGTGGCCGAGAGGGCGAGCACGTCGACCTCGAGGCGCAGCGACCGCATGAGCTCCTTCTGGGCGACGCCGAAGCGCTGCTCCTCGTCGAGGATCACGAGCCCGAGCTCCTTCGGGATGACGTCGCGCGAGAGCACGCGGTGGGTGCCGACGAGCACGTCGACCTTGCCCGCCGCGAAGTCCGCGAGCACCTTCCTCGTCTCCGCCGGCTTGCGGAAGCGCGAGACCATCTCGACGTTGACGGGAAAGTCGCGGTAGCGCTCGCGGAACGTGTTCCAGTGCTGCTCGGCGAGGATGGTGGTGGGGCACAGCACGAGCACCTGCTTGCCGTTCACGGCGACGGCGAACGCGGCTCGAACGGCAACCTCGGTCTTGCCGTACCCGACATCGCCGCAGACGAGGCGGTCCATCGGCCGGCCGGACTCGAGGTCCTCCTTGACCGCCTCGATCGCGCGCGCCTGGTCGTCGGTCTCGCGGTACGGGAAGGACGCCTCGAGCCGCTCGAGCCACTCGTTGGAGAGGTCGAACGTGACGCCCTCGGCGCGCTGGCGCTGCGCGTACAGCGAGAGCAGCTCGCCGGCGAGCTCGCGCACCGACTCGCGCGCGCGTGACTTGAGGTTCTGCCAGGCCTTGCCGCCGAGCTTCGAGAGGGACGGCGCCCCGGCGTCTGCGCCGATGTAGCGGGAGAGCTTGCCGAGCTGCTCGTGGGGCACGTAGAGGCGGTCCTCGCCGCGGAACGCGAGGAAGAGGTAGTCGCGCGTGACACCTGCGACCTCCTTCGTCTCGAAGCCGAGCAGCTTGCCGACGCCGTGATCCTCGTGCACGACGTGGTCGCCGACGCGCAGGTCGGCGAACGTGGCGAGGGCACGTCCGAGCCTGACGTCGGCGCGCGGGGGCTTCTTGCGGAAGACCTGCGTGTCGGGCAGCAGCACGAGGCCGAGCTCGCGCCACACGAAGCCGCGCCTGGCCGTCGAGACGGCGAAGCGCACGCCCGCCTCGCGCGGCAGCGCCTCGCCGTCGGCGAGCATGCCGGTCGTGACCTTGCGCAGCAACGCGTCCTGTCGCAGCGCCTCGCCCCTGTGCGGGAACGCGACGACGACACGGTTACCGGAGCGCACGAAGCCGGCAAGCTCGTTCTCTGCCTCGGCGAGGCCGCGAGCGGCGATCGCCGGCCGCTGCGCCTCGAACTGGAACGCCTGACCGCGCGGGAACGGGTCGAGCTCCGCGGCACCGTCGAGCGACGGCGGCGGCAGCCCCTCCTCCTCCCAGACGGCGCGCACGTCGTCCGGCTGCCAGACGACGTCGGGCGGGCGGTCGACCGGCGCGACGAGGTCGTCGGGCGCCGGGGCGGCGTGCACGTCGCCCCGGGAGTCGGGCGGTAGCGCGGCCTCGACGAGGTCGCGCCGGCGCTCTGCGGCGGGATACACGTCCACGTCCGCGACCGGATGCAGAGCCCGCTGCGTGAACGGCGAGAACGCCCGCACCTGCTCGATCTCGTCGCCGAACAGCTCGACGCGCAGGGGCTCGCGGCCGGTCGCCGGGAACACGTCGACGATGCCCCCGCGGACGGCGAACTGGCCGCGTTCCTCGACCCGGTCGACGCGCTCGTAGCCGCCGAGCACGAGCGCCTGCGAGAGGCCGTCGATGCCGGGCTCGTCCCCGACCCGGAGGCGGACGGGCCGAGGGCGCTGCGCCGCGGGCGGCATCCCCTCGGCGAGGGCGGCGGCGGACGCGCACACGAGCCCCCCGGCCGCGAGCACCGCGAGCGCGCGGGCGCGCTCGCCGACGAGGTGCGGGGGCGGCTCGAGGCCCGACGCGAGCGAGACGCCGCGGCTCGGCAGCAGCGCGACCGCGTCGGCGCCGAGATACCAAGAGACGGCGTCCGCCGCGTCGCGGGCGTCGGCGTCCTCGGCGAGCAGCACGAGAATGCCGCGCCCGAGCTCTTCGTGCAGCGTCGCGAGCAACAGCGGCAGAGCGGGCTCGGAGACGCGCGCGCGGGCAGGCCATGCCTTCACGAACGCCTGGAAGCGCTCGTTGGCGGCAAGCTCGGCGATGAAGGCGTGAAGCGGAGTGCGGTCCATGCAGATGGCGGGACACGGGCCCCGCCGGGCCATCGTAGCCGCGTGCGGCGGCCCCGATCGCTCCCGCGCTGCGGCAGCGATCAGTTGTAGCGCTTCTGCGTGGCCTCGAGGCCGTCGTGGACGATCGACTCGACCGCGTCGGCCGACCGCGCCACGAGCGCGTCCGCGTCGTCTGCGGGCGCAAACGGCGAGAGCACGTAGTCCGCGACGGGACGGGGGTCGCCGCGCTGCGGCCGGCCGACGCCGACGCGCAGCCGCAGGAACTCCTGCGTCCCGAGCGCCCGCGCGATCGACCGCAGGCCGTTGTGCCCGGCGAGGCCGCCGCCCGCCCGCGCCTGCAGCCTGCCGGTGGCGAGGTCGACGTCGTCGTGCACGACGAGGATCCGCTCGGGCGCCACCTTGAAGAAGCGTGCGGCGGCGGCGAGCGAGCGGCCGGAGTCGTTCATGTACGTCTCCGGCTGCAGCAGCGCCACGCGCGCGTCCCCGAGGCGCACCTGCGCGAGCCTGCCGCTGTGCTTGCCCTTGAACGCGCCCGCGTGCCGCCGTGCCAGCTCGTCGACGACCATGAAGCCGACGTTGTGGCGGTCGTGCGCATGCTCGCGGCCCGGGTTGCCGAGGCCGACGACGAGTAGGTCCAGCGTCGAGGCCCCCTCGGCCCGACGGCGGAGCGGCAAGGACTACTCCCCGGCTTGGGGCTCGTCGGCGGCAGCCTCTTCCGAGGCGCCCTCCACGGATGCCGCGGGCGTCTCGCCGCCTACCTCGCCCTCGGCTTCCGCGCCCTCTTCGAGGCCGCGCGGGGACGTGCAGTTCGCGAGCACCGTCTCGGGGTCGTCGAGGAACGTGACGCCCTCGAGCGCCGGGAGGTCGCTGAGCCGCAACAGCTCGCCGAGCTGCAGCGCGGAGAGGTCGACCTCGATGAACTCCGGGACGTCCGCGGGCAGCGCCTCGACGGAGAGCTCGCGCGCGACCTGCTGGACGACGCCGCCCATCTTGGAGCCGGGAGACTCGCCCGCCAGGTGCACGTTCACCGTCGCCTGGATCGGCTTGTCGAGACGGACCTCGTGGAAGTCGACATGGGTGATCGTGCCCTTCACCGGGTGCCGCTGGTAGTCCTTCAGCACCGCGTGGTGCGGGGTCTTCTGGCCGTCGATCACGACGTCGACGATGCCGTGCAGGCCCGAGGGCCCCGTGAGCGCGACACGCAGCTCGCGCTCGCCGACGACGAAGGGCTTGTTGACCTTGCCGTAGAGCACGCCCGGGATCATCCCCTGCCTGCGCAGGCGCTTGGTGTTGCGGCTGCCGATCTGGTCGGCACCCCGCTGCTTGACCTCGAGTGTGATCCTGTCCTCGGACACGGCGGCGAAGTGTAGCGAATGCCTACGGCCGCTCTCGCGGCACTGCGACGGCGCCGGTTAGAGTCCGCTCGTGCTTCGCCCGCACCCGCCCCGGCGCACCCGCCCGACCGCGGCGCCGTGTTGACCGCGCCGACGCTCGTGCGCACTCCCGACGGGCGCACGGTCGCCGCGCGGGCGGCGGGGCCGCGCTCGAGCCGGGCGCTGTACGTGGTCGACGGCACGCCGTCGGGCGGAGTGCTCAACCCCATGTTCGTCGAGGCGGCGACCGCGCTCGACCTCGCGTGCGTCACGCACGCGCGCCCGGGCTACGGCGACTCGACGCGGCAGCCGGGGCGTGCGGTGGCGGATGTCGCCGCGGACGTCGCTGCCGTGGCGGCCGCGTTCGATCTCGACACGCTGCACGTCGTCGGCTGGTCGGGCGGCGGACCGCACGCGCTCGCCTGCGCCGCGCTGCTGCCGGGACTCGTGCGCTCGGCCGCGACGCTTGCGGGCGTCGCGCCCTGGCAGGCGGAAGGGCTCGACTGGCTGGACGGCATGGCGGCCGAGAACGTCGCCGAGTTCGGCGCCGCGCTCGAGGGAGAGGAGGCGCTGTTCGCCGCGCTCGACGCGCAGCGCGACGCCCTCGCGAACGTGACGGCCGCCGACGTCGCGGCCGCGCTCGGCGGCCTCGTCGCGGGCGTCGATCTGCCCGCGCTCGAAGGCCGCCTGGGCGAGTGGCTCGCGGCCACGTTCCGCGAGGCGGTGCGCACCGGCGTGCGGGGGTGGGTCGACGACGACCTCGCGTTCATCCGCGACTGGGGCTTCGATCTCGCCGGCATCCGGGTGCCTGTGTCGGTCTGGCAGGGCGACCAGGATCTGATGGTGCCGCTCGCCCATGGCGCCTGGCTCGCCGGCGCGATCCCCGGCGCGAGATCGCGACTGATCGAGGGCGAGGGGCACCTCTCGCTCGCCCTCCTCTGCCGGGCGATCGTCGCCGAGGTCGTCGGCGCCGCCCCGTAGAGGCAGGTACTCCCAGGGGATCCCCGTCTGCAACACGAACAGGTTTCCGCTCACGACCGTGCGGTCGTCGAGCCGCAGGCAGCTGGGCACCGGCGCGTGTCGCCGAAGCGCTCGCCGTCGCCACGCCAGACGCCCACCCGAGCAGCCACCTCACCCCGTCAAAGATCGTGCGATGCAGCCCGGACCCTTGACACGACCGCCTCCATATCAGTTCTTTCCGAACAGCGAATGGGGGACCTCACGAGGATCCGGAGCCGTATCGTTTTCGTGGACCTCGCGGACGATCACGGTCGTAGAGTCGATCGAGGATGTATGGCGTCCGGGACGAGCGCGCGCTCGTGCGCGGCGCGCAGCAGGGTTCCGTCTCGGATCTCGAGGCGCTGTTCCGCCTGCACTGGCGGCGCGCCTTCCGCGCCGCCTACCTGGTGGTTCACGACGCGGCGGCGGCGGAGGACATCGCGCAGGAGGGGTTCCTGGCGGCCGTGCGTGCGCTCGATCGCTTCGACGGCCGGCGTCCGTTCGGGCCGTGGCTGCACAGGATCGTCGTGAACCGGGCGATCGACCACGCACGCGTCCGTGCGCACCGCGCCGAGTTGGATCTTCCGGAGTCGGTGGCCGCGGCTGAGGCGCCGCCGGCGCCGGACGGGTCGCTGCTGGCCGCGATCGCGGCGCTGCCGCCGGAGCAGCGGGCGGTCGTCGTGCTCCGCCACCTGCTCGAGTACACGCCGGGGGAGATCGCGGAGCTGCTCGAGCTGCCGCGCGGGACCGTCAACTCGCGGCTGCGGCGGGGGTTGGACGCGTTGGGGGAGCGGGTGTCGTGAGGCGCGAGCTGGAGCGGGTCGAGATCCCGGGCGAGCACGAGGCGCGCGAGCGGACGCTCGCCGTCGTCCGGGCGGCGTTCGCCGAGCGCGAGCCGCTGCCGCGGCGGCGCAGGCGGCTGCGGCCGGTGCTCGCGCTGGCGCTCGCCGGCGCGGCGCTCGCCGGCGCGGCAAGCGCGCCGGGTCGTTCGGTTCTCGGAGGCGTGCGGGACGCGCTGCTGCCGGTGCGGGTCGAGCGGGCGCAGCCTGCGCTGTTTACGCTGCCGGCGTCCGGCCGGCTGCTCGCCTCGTCGTCTGCCGGCGTTTGGGTCGTCGAGGCGGACGGGTCGAAGCGGCTGCTCGCCGGCTACCGGGAGGGTTCGTGGTCGCCGTTCGGCCGCTACGTCGTCGCGGCGCGGCGGAACGAGCTCGCCGCGCTGGAGCCCGACGGCACGGTGCGCTGGACGCTCGCGCGCCCGCGCGTCCGCTTTCCGCGCTGGACGGGCACGCCCACCGACACGCGGATCGCCTACCTGTCGGGGAGCCGGCTGCACGTCGTCGCCGGCGACGGAACGGACGACGTCGACGCGGGTGGGTTGCCCGCGGCGGCACCGGTCGCTCCGGCCTGGCGATCGCGGCCGCCGGGTGCGCGCACGCTTGCGTACGTCGACACGCGCGGGCGGGTGAGCTCGTACGAGCCGGTCGGCGGCGCCGAAGTGTTCCGAACGCCGCGCCTGCCCGACCCGCGAGCGCTGGCCTGGTCGCCGAACGGGACGCTCGCGATCGCGACCCGTGCCGGTGTCGTCGTCTACGCGGGCGGTAGGCGGATCGCAGAGCGGCGCGTGACCGGCGTCGTCGCGGTCGCGTTCGCGCCCGACGGGAGCCGCCTGGCCGTGCTGCGCCGGAACGAGCTGCTGCTCTACCGCCCGCGCCTGCGCACGCCGCGGCGCCTGTTCGCCGGTGGCGGCCGGCTGGCCGGCCTCGCCTGGTCGCCCGACGGGCGCTGGCTGCTCGCCGGCTGGCCGACCGCCGACCAGTTGCTGTTCGTCCGCGCCGCCGGACGGCAGCGGATCGTGGCCGTCTCCAACGTGGCCGCGCAGTTCCGCTCGTCGTCGTTCCCCCGGATCGAGGGCTGGTGCTGCGCGCCCTGATCCTTGTCGCGCTCGCGCTGCTCGCCGCCGGCGGAAGCGCGGCGGCGCCGGCGAGCGGGCTGCGGCAGCTGGCCGTCGTGACGCTCGAGGGCGAGGATCGGGTGGCGTTCGTCGATCTCGCCCGTGGGCGGGTGCTGCGCAGGCTCGCGGTCGCGCCCGGCCCGCACAACCTCGACGCGACCGGCGACGGGAGGATCGTCGCGCTGACAAGTCCGCCGTCCGGCCGGGTGACGATCCTCGACGGCCGCCGCCTGCGCGTGCTGCGCGTCGTCTCGGGCTTCGGCTCGCCGCACGACGTCAAGCTCTCGCCCGACGGGCGCACCGCCTACGTGCTCGAGGAGGCGCGCGGGACGCTGGCCGTGCTCGACACCGGGACGGGCCGTGTGCTGCGGCGCTTGCCAGTCGGTATGGGCGCGCACGACGTCGCGGTCGGCGACCTCGCCTGGGTAACGCACGGGGCGCGCGACGTGCCGCTGACGCTGCTCTCCCTCTCTCCGCGCCCGCGCCGGCCAGCGCCGAACGGGACGCTGGCAGCGGGAGGGGCGGCGCACGACATCGACCGCGCCCCGGACACCGCCGACGTGTTCGTCACCTTCTGGGAGTCCGGCGTCGTCACGCGGATACGCACCGGCGGACGGATCGGCCGGGTGCTCTGGCGCAGGCGGGTCGGGACGCTGACGCACCACCTCGCCTTCGACCCCTACTCCGGACGCCGCCTGTGGGTCACCGACCGTGCCGGGCGCGTGCTGCTGCTCTCCGCGGACACCGGACGCACGCTGCGCTCGTTCACCGGCTGCCCCGGCCCGCACCACGTCGCGGTGCTCTCCAGCCGCGCCGCGGTCGTCGCCTGCAACGCGAGCGGCACGCTCGCCGTCTTCGACGCGGCAAGAGGTCGCGTGCGCTCGCTGCCCGTCGGCCAGGGGCCGCACGACCTCGCGGTGGTACAGGTGCCGTGAAGCTCTTGGTCGCCGCGCTCGCGGTCGCGCTCGCCGGGGCGGGCGGGGGCGACGGGCGCACGTTCGTGAACGGCGTCTACGGCCACACGCTGCGACTGCCCGCGGGCTGGCAGGCGCGGCTCCAGCCCGGCACCGGACTCACGAACGCCTCCACCTACCGCGTTTCCGATCTCGGTGCGTTCTACGAGCGGCCGCCGGCCGGCCAGGTGCGGATCGTCCTCTACGACGACGGTCGCGGGCGCTGCCCGCGCGGCTCGTTCCGGCGCGGAGAGCGAATCCGGCTCGGCCCGCGCTCCCGGTTCGAGGGCTACGGCGTCGGCTACAACGTGCTCCTCTGCCTGCGCGACCACAGCCTGCAAGCCTTCGTCAAGGCCGGCCGCGACGTACGGCCGGCACGGCTCGCGCAGGCGCGGGACGTGCTCGCGAGCGTGCGCCTGACCCGCCGCGCCGACGAGGTCGCGAACATCCACTCGGCGCGCATGCTCGGGCGCTCGCAGCTCGGCCGGCCGATCCGGATCTGGCGGATCGGCAACCCGCGGGCGCGTCGGCGGGTGCTCGTCGTCGGCTGCATCCACGGCAACGAGTGCGCC encodes:
- a CDS encoding WD40 repeat domain-containing protein; the protein is MRRELERVEIPGEHEARERTLAVVRAAFAEREPLPRRRRRLRPVLALALAGAALAGAASAPGRSVLGGVRDALLPVRVERAQPALFTLPASGRLLASSSAGVWVVEADGSKRLLAGYREGSWSPFGRYVVAARRNELAALEPDGTVRWTLARPRVRFPRWTGTPTDTRIAYLSGSRLHVVAGDGTDDVDAGGLPAAAPVAPAWRSRPPGARTLAYVDTRGRVSSYEPVGGAEVFRTPRLPDPRALAWSPNGTLAIATRAGVVVYAGGRRIAERRVTGVVAVAFAPDGSRLAVLRRNELLLYRPRLRTPRRLFAGGGRLAGLAWSPDGRWLLAGWPTADQLLFVRAAGRQRIVAVSNVAAQFRSSSFPRIEGWCCAP
- a CDS encoding RNA polymerase sigma factor; amino-acid sequence: MYGVRDERALVRGAQQGSVSDLEALFRLHWRRAFRAAYLVVHDAAAAEDIAQEGFLAAVRALDRFDGRRPFGPWLHRIVVNRAIDHARVRAHRAELDLPESVAAAEAPPAPDGSLLAAIAALPPEQRAVVVLRHLLEYTPGEIAELLELPRGTVNSRLRRGLDALGERVS
- the mfd gene encoding transcription-repair coupling factor, which translates into the protein MDRTPLHAFIAELAANERFQAFVKAWPARARVSEPALPLLLATLHEELGRGILVLLAEDADARDAADAVSWYLGADAVALLPSRGVSLASGLEPPPHLVGERARALAVLAAGGLVCASAAALAEGMPPAAQRPRPVRLRVGDEPGIDGLSQALVLGGYERVDRVEERGQFAVRGGIVDVFPATGREPLRVELFGDEIEQVRAFSPFTQRALHPVADVDVYPAAERRRDLVEAALPPDSRGDVHAAPAPDDLVAPVDRPPDVVWQPDDVRAVWEEEGLPPPSLDGAAELDPFPRGQAFQFEAQRPAIAARGLAEAENELAGFVRSGNRVVVAFPHRGEALRQDALLRKVTTGMLADGEALPREAGVRFAVSTARRGFVWRELGLVLLPDTQVFRKKPPRADVRLGRALATFADLRVGDHVVHEDHGVGKLLGFETKEVAGVTRDYLFLAFRGEDRLYVPHEQLGKLSRYIGADAGAPSLSKLGGKAWQNLKSRARESVRELAGELLSLYAQRQRAEGVTFDLSNEWLERLEASFPYRETDDQARAIEAVKEDLESGRPMDRLVCGDVGYGKTEVAVRAAFAVAVNGKQVLVLCPTTILAEQHWNTFRERYRDFPVNVEMVSRFRKPAETRKVLADFAAGKVDVLVGTHRVLSRDVIPKELGLVILDEEQRFGVAQKELMRSLRLEVDVLALSATPIPRTLHMSLSGLRDISIIETPPEGRRPIRTTVGEYDEDLIRSALEREHARGGQSFYLHNRVESIDEVQAKLQQLCPDLRFLVAHGQMGERELEERMHAFLAGDADVLVSTTIIESGIDIPQANTLVVDRADTLGLSQLYQIRGRVGRSDVTAHAYLLYPDASELTPEARARLATLADHTELGAGFQIAMRDLEIRGAGDLLGAEQSGHVAALGFELYVEMLNEAVAELSGQRRLAVRPVRVDARVDAFIPAAYVASEALKIDLHRRLALVEHDDELRELRAATEDRYGPLPEPVENLFAIQEAKLKLARIGADYLVYRGGRATVGPLVLGSQELRALRELADTVVYTGHKREIALRTDNLEGALGLADAIVAARSAA
- the pth gene encoding aminoacyl-tRNA hydrolase, whose protein sequence is MPLRRRAEGASTLDLLVVGLGNPGREHAHDRHNVGFMVVDELARRHAGAFKGKHSGRLAQVRLGDARVALLQPETYMNDSGRSLAAAARFFKVAPERILVVHDDVDLATGRLQARAGGGLAGHNGLRSIARALGTQEFLRLRVGVGRPQRGDPRPVADYVLSPFAPADDADALVARSADAVESIVHDGLEATQKRYN
- a CDS encoding alpha/beta hydrolase; the encoded protein is MLTAPTLVRTPDGRTVAARAAGPRSSRALYVVDGTPSGGVLNPMFVEAATALDLACVTHARPGYGDSTRQPGRAVADVAADVAAVAAAFDLDTLHVVGWSGGGPHALACAALLPGLVRSAATLAGVAPWQAEGLDWLDGMAAENVAEFGAALEGEEALFAALDAQRDALANVTAADVAAALGGLVAGVDLPALEGRLGEWLAATFREAVRTGVRGWVDDDLAFIRDWGFDLAGIRVPVSVWQGDQDLMVPLAHGAWLAGAIPGARSRLIEGEGHLSLALLCRAIVAEVVGAAP
- a CDS encoding YncE family protein, which gives rise to MLRALILVALALLAAGGSAAAPASGLRQLAVVTLEGEDRVAFVDLARGRVLRRLAVAPGPHNLDATGDGRIVALTSPPSGRVTILDGRRLRVLRVVSGFGSPHDVKLSPDGRTAYVLEEARGTLAVLDTGTGRVLRRLPVGMGAHDVAVGDLAWVTHGARDVPLTLLSLSPRPRRPAPNGTLAAGGAAHDIDRAPDTADVFVTFWESGVVTRIRTGGRIGRVLWRRRVGTLTHHLAFDPYSGRRLWVTDRAGRVLLLSADTGRTLRSFTGCPGPHHVAVLSSRAAVVACNASGTLAVFDAARGRVRSLPVGQGPHDLAVVQVP
- a CDS encoding 50S ribosomal protein L25; protein product: MSEDRITLEVKQRGADQIGSRNTKRLRRQGMIPGVLYGKVNKPFVVGERELRVALTGPSGLHGIVDVVIDGQKTPHHAVLKDYQRHPVKGTITHVDFHEVRLDKPIQATVNVHLAGESPGSKMGGVVQQVARELSVEALPADVPEFIEVDLSALQLGELLRLSDLPALEGVTFLDDPETVLANCTSPRGLEEGAEAEGEVGGETPAASVEGASEEAAADEPQAGE
- a CDS encoding M14 family metallopeptidase, with translation MKLLVAALAVALAGAGGGDGRTFVNGVYGHTLRLPAGWQARLQPGTGLTNASTYRVSDLGAFYERPPAGQVRIVLYDDGRGRCPRGSFRRGERIRLGPRSRFEGYGVGYNVLLCLRDHSLQAFVKAGRDVRPARLAQARDVLASVRLTRRADEVANIHSARMLGRSQLGRPIRIWRIGNPRARRRVLVVGCIHGNECAGKAVTARLLALTRPLALDLWVLPNLNPDGAALAVRQNGRGVDLNRNFGAMWKPIGRHGSPQYAGPRPWSERETRIARRLLGSLRPDVTIWFHQPQALVRAWGPSVAAARRFARRAGLPYRSLPWPNGTAANWQNHRFPGAAAFVVELSPGPLAPGATATGRYVAAILAS